Below is a genomic region from Enterobacter hormaechei subsp. xiangfangensis.
CATCGGCGGTGCATTACAACCTATCTTTGATGGCGGCTCTGTCGCTATCTTCGTGCACGGTATTCAGTGGCTGGGCTACACCCTCCACTTCCCGGAATGGTTGACCATCTTCCTTGCGCAGGGGATCGGCGGCGGGATTAATACCGTCCTGCCACTAGTACCGCAGATCGGCATGATGTACCTGTTCCTCTCCTTCCTTGAGGATTCCGGCTACATGGCGCGCGCGGCCTTCGTAATGGACCGCCTGATGCAGGCGCTGGGGCTGCCGGGCAAATCGTTCGTGCCGCTAATTGTCGGTTTTGGCTGTAACGTGCCGTCAGTCATGGGCGCGCGTACGCTGGATGCCCCGCGCGAACGCCTGATGACCATCATGATGGCGCCGTTCATGTCCTGCGGCGCGCGTCTGGCGATCTTCGCGGTCTTTGCCGCGGCGTTCTTTGGTCAGGAAGGGGCGCTGGCCGTCTTCTTCCTGTATGTGCTGGGTATCGTGATGGCTATTCTCACCGGCCTGATGCTGAAGCACACCATCATGCGTGGCGAAGCGTCGCCGTTCGTGATGGAACTGCCGGTTTATCACGTTCCGCATCTGAAAAGCCTGATTATTCAAACATGGCAGCGCCTGAAGGGCTTCGTTCTGCGCGCCGGTAAGGTGATTGTGGTGGTCAGCATTTTCCTGAGCGCCCTGAACAGCTTCACCCTGAGCGGCCAGGCCGCGGACAACATTAATGACTCTGCCCTGGCCTCCGTCAGCCGGATCATTACGCCGGTCTTCAAACCGATTGGCGTTCAGGAAGACAACTGGCAGGCAACCGTGGGCCTGTTCACCGGCGCGATGGCAAAAGAGGTAGTTGTCGGCACCCTGAACACGCTTTACACCGCGGAAAACATCCAGGAAGAGGAGTTTAATCCGGCAGCGTTCAACCTCGGCGATGAACTGCTTGGCGCGGTGGAAGAGACCTGGCAGAGCCTCAAAGACACCTTCAGCCTGAGCGTACTGGCGAACCCGATTGAAGCCAGCAAAGGCGACGGCGAAATGGCGACCGGAGCAATGGGCGTGATGGGCCAGAAATTTGGCAGCGCGTCGGCGGCCTACAGCTACCTGATCTTCGTCCTGCTCTATATTCCATGCATCTCGGTCATGGGCGCCATTGCCCGTGAGTCCAGCCGCGGCTGGATGGGCTTCTCCATTCTGTGGGGGCTGAACATTGCCTACTCGCTGGCGACCGTGTTTTATCAGGCCGTCAATTACAGCCAGCATCCGCGCTACAGCCTGGTCTGTATCCTCGCGGTGATCCTGTTTAACGTAATGGTGATTGGCCTGCTGCGCCGGGCGCGTAGCCGCGTTGACGTTAACCTGCTGGCAACGCGCAAAACCCCAACGACCTGCTGTAACAGCCCAGCAGGCGACTGTCACTGAGGGGAAAAAGATGGCATCGTTGATTCAGGTTCGTGACTTACTGGCGTTACAGGGACGAATGGAGGCGAAGCAGCTCAGCCTCAGCCTGCATACGCCGCAGCCGATGATCGATGCCATGCTGGAAAGGCTGGAGGCGATGGGGAAAGCCGTGCGCATTCAGGAAGAGCCGGACGGTTGTCTGTCCGGCAGTTGTAAGAGTTGTCCTGAAGGCAAAGCCTGTCTCAGGGAGTGGTGGACGCTTCGCTGATAAAACCGGACAGCGCCGAACAAAACTCAGCAGGATGAGAGATGAACGGCGCATGTGCCGCTTTGGCAACCACCATTGATTTACTCTCCGGCCACAGCGCATCCAGCAGCGGAACCACCTTGCGCGGAACCAGTCCATCCAGATAGCCATAAATACGCAGATGCGGCACCGTTAACGACGCCAGCGGCTCGCGCAGATCGGCCGTTTTCAGGATCTCCAGTCCACCGTTCAGCACCTCAACCTCCGGCATCGGCAGAGAAAGCACCGTCTGCTTCAGCGTCCGTGCGTCCTGACGGGCGGTTTCTGTTCCCATGGTTTGTAGCGCCAGAAAACGCTCCACCGTCCGCTGGAAGTCTTCGCTCAGCTGATGCTGGAACCCGGCCAGCACCTCGGGTTTAATGCCCGGCCACGCCTCGCGGGCGCTGAAACAGGGTGATGAGGCAACGGTGATCAGCGCCTGGACCCGCTCAGGATGGCGCAGCGCAATCTGGCTTACCACCAGCCCGCCCAGGCTCCAGCCGAGCCAGACGGCTTTTTGCGGCGCCGCTTCCAGAACCTGCTCCGCCATGTCGTCAAGCGTCATCGCGCCATAGCCGTGGCTACGGCCATAGCCCGGTAGATCCACCAGGTGTACCGTGAATTGCGAGGCCAGTTCCTCACTTATGCAACGCCACACTTCGGCGTTCAGTCCCCATCCGTGCAGCAGCACAAGATGACAATTTCCCGTCCCAACGGTCTGCCACCACAGCGTCTTCATCAGTTAACGTTCTCTTTTTTCACATGGAGGTTGCGTATGCTAACAGTGCCCGGCTTGTGCTGGCTATGCCGAATGCCACTTGCGATGAGCGTGTGGGGCGTCTGTTCCGTTTGCACGCGAGCGCTGGGTTACCTGAAGGGCTGTCCGCAATGCGGCTTGCCTGCCATCAGCCAGACGCTTCCCTGCGGCCGATGCCTGAAAAAAGCGCCGCCGTGGAGCGCGCTGGTGGCGGTGGATGATTATGTATTGCCGCTGAGTCGTCTGGTTCATCAGTTCAAATTTTCCAGCCAGATCGCGCTGGCGCAGCCGCTGGCACGCCTGTTATTACTGGCGGTATTGCAGGCGCGAAGAACGCGTGGGCTACCGCCGGTCGACACGCTCGTGAACGTGCCACTGTTTCAGCGCCGCCACTGGCGGCGGGGATACAATCAGAGCGACCTGCTGTGCCGTCCGCTCGCCCACTGGCTGGGTTGCCGGTACCCAGCCTCTGCGCTGAAACGTACTCATGCCACTGCCGTTCAGCACCGGCTCAACGCCCGGTCGCGCAAAAGGAACCTGAAAAACGCCTTTCGCCTTGAATTGCCGGTCAACGGCCTCCATATCGCGATTGTGGATGATGTCGTCACCACGGGCAGTACCGTGGCTGAACTTTCCCGACTGCTTTTGCAAAGCGGCGCCGCGTCAGTTCAGGTATGGTGTCTGTGCCGTACCTTGTAGCCCTTCTTCAATGGGCGTATGATTATACCCAGGTAATTTAGTCAACTATTAGGCCAAAGCTATGATCCGTATTTCCGATTCTGCACAAGCGCACTTTGCCAAACTGCTGGCAAATCAGGAAGAAGGGACGCAGATCCGCGTGTTTGTGATCAATCCAGGCACTCCGAATGCAGAATGTGGTGTCTCTTATTGTCCTCCGGATGCCGTGGAAGCAACTGACACTGCCCTTAAATTTGAACAGCTCACCGCGTACGTTGATGAGCTGAGCGCGCCGTATCTTGAAGATGCGGAGATTGATTTCGTCACCGACCAGCTGGGTTCTCAGCTGACGCTGAAGGCGCCGAACGCGAAAATGCGTAAAGTCTCTGACGATGCCCCGCTGATGGAGCGTGTGGAATATCTGCTGCAATCGCAGATCAACCCGCAGCTGGCCGGCCACGGGGGACGTGTTTCCCTGATGGAAATCACCGAAGATGGTCTGGCGATCCTGCAATTCGGCGGCGGCTGTAACGGCTGCTCCATGGTCGATGTCACCCTGAAAGAAGGGATCGAGAAGCAGCTGTTGAACGAATTCCCGGAACTGAAAGGCGTGCGCGATCTGACTGAGCACCAGCGCGGCGAGCACTCCTACTACTGATTCAGTGCCCGTCTGTATTGCCCGGTGGCGCTGCGCTTACCGGGCCTATATTTTCTTGCCTCCCCCTCTATATGTTGACCTGCGTCTCATAATTCAAATTTTGCCTCCCTGGGTGATTCTCAATCACGTCATGTTACCCGTATCATTCTCGTGGGCACTCAACACCCTTATAACAGCCGACTAAACTTAACGTTTTCGCAGGCATCAGTATGAGTGCCGTTAACACTCTGTTCCCAGTTGGGACAACCGGAATTTGTCGTTGAAACAATGACGTTACCCATAACAATTCAAAGGCCAGGTCAATCATGCCATTAGTCATCGTCGCTATCGGTGTTGTGTTATTACTGCTCTTGATGATCCGCTTCAAAATGAACGGATTTATCGCTCTGGTTCTGGTGGCACTTGCAGTCGGTCTGATGCAGGGAATGCCGCTGGTTAAAGTTATCAGCTCCATTAAAGCCGGTGTCGGCGGTACGCTCGGCAGCCTGGCGCTGATCATGGGCTTCGGCGCCATGCTCGGTAAAATGCTCGCGGACTGCGGTGGCGCGCAGCGTATTGCCACTACCCTTATCGATAAATTTGGCAAGCAGCACATCCAGTGGGCGGTGGTGTTAACCGGTTTTACCGTCGGTTTCGCACTGTTCTATGAAGTGGGCTTCGTTCTGATGCTGCCGCTGGTGTTCACCATCGCCGCTGCCGCCAACATCCCACTGCTGTTCGTGGGCGTGCCGATGGCTGCGGCGCTGTCCGTCACCCACGGTTTCCTGCCGCCGCACCCGGGTCCAACGGCTATCGCCACCATCTTCCACGCCGATATGGGTAAAACCCTGCTGTTCGGTACGATTCTGGCGATCCCGACGGTGATTCTGGCAGGCCCGGTGTATGCGCGCTTCCTGAAAGGCATCGATAAGCCTATCCCGGAAGGGCTGTACAGCGCCAAAACCTTTACTGAAGAAGAGATGCCAGGCTTTGGCGTCAGCGTCTGGACCTCACTGGTACCGGTGATCCTGATGGCGATGCGTGCCATAGCAGAGATGGTTCTGCCGAAAGGTCACGCGTTCCTGTCCGTTGCGGAGTTCCTGGGCGACCCGGTAATGGCAACGCTGATTGCGGTATTGATTGCGATGTTTACCTTCGGTCTTAACCGCGGTCGCTCCATGGATCAGATCAACGATACGCTGACCTCTTCCATCAAAATCATCGCCATGATGCTGCTGATCATCGGCGGCGGCGGCGCGTTCAAGCAGGTGCTGGTCGACAGCGGCGTGGATAAATACATCGCTGCCATGATGCATGAAACCAACGTATCGCCGCTGCTGATGGCGTGGTCTATCGCCGCCGTTCTGCGTATTGCGCTGGGCTCTGCGACCGTTGCGGCGATTACCGCAGGCGGCATCGTGGCACCGCTGATTGCCACGACGGGCGTCAGCCCTGAACTGATGGTTATCGCGGTCGGTTCGGGCAGCGTGATTTTCTCCCACGTGAACGATCCGGGCTTCTGGCTGTTCAAGGAGTACTTCAACCTGACCATCGGTGAAACCATCAAGTCCTGGTCCGCGCTGGAAACCATTATTTCGGTGTGCGGTCTGATCGGGGTGCTGCTGTTGAATATGGTGGTTTGATGTAAAAAGCCGGGTAGCGCTGACGCTTACCCGGCCTACATTCTATTCCCTCTCCCTCTGGGAGAGGGTTAGGGTGAGGGTGAAACTACCGCTTATTACCCACCGCTCTTCTGCGCTTGTCCAAATCCTTAATCAACCTGTTCACCCCGTCATCGGCGAACATCGCTTCAAGCGTTGTGGACAGTTTGCGTCGCCAGTTTTTGTATTGATAGCTGGTGCCGGGGATGTTTACCGGCTCCGCCATATCAATCCAGTCTTCCGGTTGCAGACCGAGCAATGCGCTGTTGCTGTCGGCAATATAGCGCTGTAAGCCACGATTAAGCGTTGGCGTCATCGACATCAGCGACGCCTTATGCCCGGCGCGCTTCGGCAGACAACCATGTTTATGCAGCGCGTCCAGCAGCCCCTGCTTCGCCAGCTCGCGATCCTGATATAGCCCGCGCAGAACCTCTTCATTCGGGTAGAGACCTAACGTTTTGCCGAGCGTCAGGTCGCCGCTTTCCCAGTAGCCTCTGAGCGTAGGAAGATCATGCGTCGTCGCGACTGCCATTGACTGTTCAGGGTACGCTTTCGGCGCGCGGAAGGTTTTCTCATGGTCGTTTTCAAAATACAGCACTTTGTAGGAGTAGACGCCGCTGTCGCGGAGCTTACTGACAATTTCCACCGGCACGGTTCCGAGATCTTCGCCAATCACCATGCACTGATGACGTTTACTCTCCAGCGCGAGGATTGAGAGCAAATCGTCCACCGGATATTGCACGTACGCCCCGTGGTCAGCCGTTTCACCGTACGGGATCCACCACAGGCGCAGCACGGACATCACGTGGTCGATACGCAACGCGCCGCAGTTCTGCATGTTAGCGCGCAGCAGGTCGATAAACGGCTCGTAGGCACGCGCCGCCATCACGTGCGGATCCATTGGCGGTAAGCCCCAGTTCTGACCAAGCGGGCCCAGAATATCCGGCGGCGCACCGACGGAGGCTTTCAGACAGTAAAGCTCGCGGTCACACCAGGTTTCCGCCCCGCCTTCCGCCACGCCGACGGCCAGATCGCGATACAGCCCGATCGGCATGTTATAGCCCTGGCTCACCTGCCAGCAGGCGGCAAACTGGCTGTACGCCAGCCACTGCAACCAGAGATAGAAATCCACCTCGTCGGCATGCATCTCACAGAACGCCTTCACTTCCGGGGTATCCACGGACTGATACGCTTCCGGCCACACCGGCCAGCCCCAGCGCATCTCATCCTCCTGGACCTGATACGCATGCAGCGCATCAAACGCTGCCTGCCAGTAAAGGCTCTCGCCTTCCTGCATCACAAACTGGCGGAAGGCTGCCATCTGCTCGTCGTCACGCTTCGCAAAGCCCTTCCATGCCAGACGCAGAGCCGCCATTTTCAGCGCGGTCACGGAGGCATAATCGACCCAGTCCGCATCGCGGGCCTGTTTCAGCATCTGTTGGGTGGTCTCAAGCTTCCACCACGCCTGCGCCTCTTTGCTGTTTTTGAAATCGTCTAACGCGTTAACGTCGATGTAGATCACGTTCAGCCAGCGGCGGGACGACGGGCTGTACGGGCTGGCGCTTTCCGGGTTGGCCGGATAGAGGGCGTGGATCGGGTTGAGGCCGATG
It encodes:
- the gntT gene encoding gluconate transporter encodes the protein MPLVIVAIGVVLLLLLMIRFKMNGFIALVLVALAVGLMQGMPLVKVISSIKAGVGGTLGSLALIMGFGAMLGKMLADCGGAQRIATTLIDKFGKQHIQWAVVLTGFTVGFALFYEVGFVLMLPLVFTIAAAANIPLLFVGVPMAAALSVTHGFLPPHPGPTAIATIFHADMGKTLLFGTILAIPTVILAGPVYARFLKGIDKPIPEGLYSAKTFTEEEMPGFGVSVWTSLVPVILMAMRAIAEMVLPKGHAFLSVAEFLGDPVMATLIAVLIAMFTFGLNRGRSMDQINDTLTSSIKIIAMMLLIIGGGGAFKQVLVDSGVDKYIAAMMHETNVSPLLMAWSIAAVLRIALGSATVAAITAGGIVAPLIATTGVSPELMVIAVGSGSVIFSHVNDPGFWLFKEYFNLTIGETIKSWSALETIISVCGLIGVLLLNMVV
- the malQ gene encoding 4-alpha-glucanotransferase, producing MESKRLDSAAQAAGISLSYINAHGKPQSIGADTKRRLLDAMHKTDAKASGAPVPNVKVFTAGKKMPLAVEGRGEFSWLLTTEEGHQHKGHATGGKTLNLPAKLPEGYHTLTLTRDDQRFHCRVIVAPKRCYEPQALLEGKKLWGACVQLYTLRSDSNWGIGDFGDLKKMLASVGERGGAFIGLNPIHALYPANPESASPYSPSSRRWLNVIYIDVNALDDFKNSKEAQAWWKLETTQQMLKQARDADWVDYASVTALKMAALRLAWKGFAKRDDEQMAAFRQFVMQEGESLYWQAAFDALHAYQVQEDEMRWGWPVWPEAYQSVDTPEVKAFCEMHADEVDFYLWLQWLAYSQFAACWQVSQGYNMPIGLYRDLAVGVAEGGAETWCDRELYCLKASVGAPPDILGPLGQNWGLPPMDPHVMAARAYEPFIDLLRANMQNCGALRIDHVMSVLRLWWIPYGETADHGAYVQYPVDDLLSILALESKRHQCMVIGEDLGTVPVEIVSKLRDSGVYSYKVLYFENDHEKTFRAPKAYPEQSMAVATTHDLPTLRGYWESGDLTLGKTLGLYPNEEVLRGLYQDRELAKQGLLDALHKHGCLPKRAGHKASLMSMTPTLNRGLQRYIADSNSALLGLQPEDWIDMAEPVNIPGTSYQYKNWRRKLSTTLEAMFADDGVNRLIKDLDKRRRAVGNKR
- the nfuA gene encoding Fe-S biogenesis protein NfuA, with protein sequence MIRISDSAQAHFAKLLANQEEGTQIRVFVINPGTPNAECGVSYCPPDAVEATDTALKFEQLTAYVDELSAPYLEDAEIDFVTDQLGSQLTLKAPNAKMRKVSDDAPLMERVEYLLQSQINPQLAGHGGRVSLMEITEDGLAILQFGGGCNGCSMVDVTLKEGIEKQLLNEFPELKGVRDLTEHQRGEHSYY
- the feoB gene encoding Fe(2+) transporter permease subunit FeoB, with product MKKLTIGLIGNPNSGKTTLFNQLTGARQRVGNWAGVTVERKEGQFTTTDNQVTLVDLPGTYSLTTISSQTSLDEQIACHYILSGDADLLINVVDASNLERNLYLTLQLLELGIPCIVALNMLDIAEKQKLRIDVDALSARLGCPVVPLVSTRARGIDALKLAIDRHTGNADVELVHYAQPLLREAGQLAQEMDNSMPARQRLWLGLQMLEGDIYSRAYAGDAADKLGVAQARLSDELDDPALHIADARYQAIAAICDVVSNALTAEPSRFTAAVDKIVLNRFLGLPIFLLVMYVMFLLAINIGGALQPIFDGGSVAIFVHGIQWLGYTLHFPEWLTIFLAQGIGGGINTVLPLVPQIGMMYLFLSFLEDSGYMARAAFVMDRLMQALGLPGKSFVPLIVGFGCNVPSVMGARTLDAPRERLMTIMMAPFMSCGARLAIFAVFAAAFFGQEGALAVFFLYVLGIVMAILTGLMLKHTIMRGEASPFVMELPVYHVPHLKSLIIQTWQRLKGFVLRAGKVIVVVSIFLSALNSFTLSGQAADNINDSALASVSRIITPVFKPIGVQEDNWQATVGLFTGAMAKEVVVGTLNTLYTAENIQEEEFNPAAFNLGDELLGAVEETWQSLKDTFSLSVLANPIEASKGDGEMATGAMGVMGQKFGSASAAYSYLIFVLLYIPCISVMGAIARESSRGWMGFSILWGLNIAYSLATVFYQAVNYSQHPRYSLVCILAVILFNVMVIGLLRRARSRVDVNLLATRKTPTTCCNSPAGDCH
- the feoC gene encoding [Fe-S]-dependent transcriptional repressor FeoC, yielding MASLIQVRDLLALQGRMEAKQLSLSLHTPQPMIDAMLERLEAMGKAVRIQEEPDGCLSGSCKSCPEGKACLREWWTLR
- the bioH gene encoding pimeloyl-ACP methyl ester esterase BioH encodes the protein MKTLWWQTVGTGNCHLVLLHGWGLNAEVWRCISEELASQFTVHLVDLPGYGRSHGYGAMTLDDMAEQVLEAAPQKAVWLGWSLGGLVVSQIALRHPERVQALITVASSPCFSAREAWPGIKPEVLAGFQHQLSEDFQRTVERFLALQTMGTETARQDARTLKQTVLSLPMPEVEVLNGGLEILKTADLREPLASLTVPHLRIYGYLDGLVPRKVVPLLDALWPESKSMVVAKAAHAPFISHPAEFCSALSGFISEASTTP
- the gntX gene encoding DNA utilization protein GntX; this translates as MLTVPGLCWLCRMPLAMSVWGVCSVCTRALGYLKGCPQCGLPAISQTLPCGRCLKKAPPWSALVAVDDYVLPLSRLVHQFKFSSQIALAQPLARLLLLAVLQARRTRGLPPVDTLVNVPLFQRRHWRRGYNQSDLLCRPLAHWLGCRYPASALKRTHATAVQHRLNARSRKRNLKNAFRLELPVNGLHIAIVDDVVTTGSTVAELSRLLLQSGAASVQVWCLCRTL